The Candidatus Thiodiazotropha endoloripes genome has a window encoding:
- a CDS encoding carbon-nitrogen hydrolase family protein, with product MSGKKNQVAAIQMASSPHVSANLLEAERLIGEASESGAGLVVLPENFAFKGEHDRDMLTLCEEPEDGPLQGFLSQMAKRYGVWLVGGTIPLRASQGGKVRAACLVMDDQGRRVARYDKIHLFDVHLVETDERYVESSTIESGNQPVVLDTPFGKLGIAVCYDLRFPELFRRLLEQGAELFAVPSSFTAMTGKAHWKTLVRARAIENLAFVIAAAQGGYHISGRETHGHSMIVDPWGTVLSQVPRGTGYVSVELDTDYQKTIRRTFPTIDHRQLY from the coding sequence ATGAGTGGTAAGAAAAATCAAGTTGCTGCCATCCAGATGGCGTCAAGTCCCCATGTCAGTGCCAATCTTCTGGAGGCGGAACGGCTGATTGGCGAGGCAAGTGAAAGTGGTGCGGGCCTGGTGGTGTTGCCTGAGAATTTTGCCTTCAAGGGGGAGCATGACCGGGATATGCTGACACTCTGCGAAGAGCCGGAAGATGGACCGTTGCAGGGTTTTCTCAGCCAGATGGCAAAGCGCTATGGTGTCTGGTTGGTGGGGGGTACAATCCCCTTGCGTGCCAGTCAGGGCGGTAAAGTCCGGGCTGCCTGTCTGGTAATGGATGATCAGGGTCGTCGGGTTGCGCGTTACGATAAAATTCATCTGTTTGATGTCCATCTGGTTGAAACCGATGAACGCTATGTGGAGTCCAGTACCATCGAGTCCGGTAACCAGCCGGTGGTCTTGGACACGCCGTTTGGCAAGCTGGGTATTGCGGTTTGCTACGATCTGCGTTTTCCCGAGCTGTTTCGCAGGCTGCTGGAACAGGGTGCGGAACTGTTTGCGGTACCCTCCTCATTTACCGCGATGACCGGAAAGGCTCACTGGAAAACCCTGGTAAGAGCGCGGGCGATCGAAAATCTTGCGTTTGTGATTGCGGCTGCACAAGGGGGATACCACATCAGTGGTCGTGAGACCCATGGCCACAGTATGATTGTCGATCCCTGGGGAACAGTACTCAGCCAGGTGCCGAGAGGTACCGGCTATGTGAGTGTCGAACTTGATACGGACTATCAGAAGACCATCAGGCGCACCTTTCCGACGATCGATCACAGGCAGCTCTATTAA
- the tldD gene encoding metalloprotease TldD, whose product MSDLIQIAQQNILAPVGLGESDLDRMLGELTGQGVDAADLYFQSSRLESWVLEDGIIKEGAHNIEQGAGIRVISGEKTGFAYSDELQLPTLQEAARAARAITRSGGNQSVQIAGSPIAKQLYAPLNPLPSLNESEKVELLQALDREARKQDPRVKQVIVSLVAAQDIILVAAIDGTLSADVRPLVRLNVHVIAEQNGRREQGSSGGGARESLGYFIQESRGLEYAREAVRQALVNLDAVDAPAGTMPVVLGPGWPGVLLHEAVGHGLEGDFNRKGTSAFSGRIGEQVASSCCTVVDDGTLPGRRGSLNIDDEGTPSQNTVLIENGILKGYMQDKHNARLMNTASTGNGRRESYAHLPMPRMTNTYMLAGEHNPEEIIASVERGLYAVNFGGGQVDITSGKFVFSASEAYLIENGKVTRPVKGATLIGNGPEAMSRISMVGDDLKLDKGVGVCGKEGQSVPVGVGQPTLKLDELTVGGTEQ is encoded by the coding sequence ATGTCAGATCTGATTCAAATAGCACAACAAAATATTCTCGCCCCAGTGGGGCTGGGTGAAAGCGACCTGGACAGAATGCTGGGTGAATTGACCGGGCAGGGAGTGGATGCCGCGGATCTCTATTTTCAATCCAGCAGGCTTGAATCCTGGGTTTTGGAGGATGGCATCATCAAGGAGGGGGCGCACAATATCGAACAGGGTGCCGGTATCCGGGTGATCAGTGGTGAGAAGACCGGGTTTGCCTACTCGGATGAGCTGCAGTTACCCACCCTGCAGGAGGCGGCCCGGGCCGCTCGTGCGATAACCCGCAGTGGTGGCAATCAGAGTGTGCAGATCGCCGGATCCCCAATCGCCAAACAACTCTATGCGCCGCTGAATCCCCTGCCCAGCCTGAACGAATCGGAGAAAGTCGAGTTGCTGCAGGCTCTGGACCGGGAGGCGCGTAAACAGGATCCAAGAGTCAAGCAGGTGATCGTCAGTCTGGTCGCGGCACAGGATATCATCCTGGTGGCAGCCATTGACGGTACCCTGAGTGCCGATGTCAGGCCGCTGGTCCGCCTGAATGTACATGTCATCGCTGAGCAGAACGGACGTCGGGAGCAGGGCAGTAGTGGCGGAGGCGCGCGGGAGAGTCTTGGTTATTTCATCCAGGAGTCCCGTGGTCTCGAATATGCCAGAGAGGCGGTGCGGCAGGCGTTGGTCAACCTCGATGCGGTGGATGCGCCCGCTGGAACCATGCCGGTGGTACTGGGTCCGGGCTGGCCAGGTGTGCTGTTGCATGAAGCGGTCGGCCATGGCCTGGAGGGGGATTTCAACCGCAAAGGCACCTCAGCCTTCAGTGGGCGTATCGGTGAGCAGGTAGCATCCAGTTGCTGCACAGTCGTTGATGATGGCACCCTGCCCGGGCGTCGGGGTTCCCTGAATATCGATGATGAAGGTACGCCGAGTCAGAATACCGTGTTGATCGAAAACGGCATTCTGAAAGGCTATATGCAGGATAAGCACAATGCCCGCCTGATGAATACCGCCTCAACCGGCAATGGACGGCGCGAGTCGTATGCTCATCTGCCGATGCCGCGCATGACCAATACCTACATGCTGGCTGGTGAACACAATCCTGAAGAGATCATCGCTTCTGTGGAGCGGGGCCTGTATGCGGTTAATTTTGGTGGTGGCCAGGTGGATATCACCTCTGGAAAGTTTGTCTTCTCCGCCAGTGAGGCCTACCTGATCGAGAACGGCAAGGTGACACGTCCGGTGAAGGGGGCGACCCTGATCGGCAACGGCCCGGAAGCGATGAGCCGGATCAGCATGGTCGGGGATGACTTGAAGCTGGACAAGGGTGTCGGGGTATGTGGCAAAGAGGGGCAGAGCGTACCCGTGGGTGTCGGTCAGCCGACGCTGAAGCTGGATGAGTTGACCGTCGGAGGAACCGAGCAGTGA
- the pdxA gene encoding 4-hydroxythreonine-4-phosphate dehydrogenase PdxA: MITRLALTPGEPAGIGPDICVMLAQRPYPETEIVVVADPALLQLRAERLGFPLEMHPFDASRPPTPLPPGHLRYLPVALHNEVSCGKLNPANAPYVVETLKQATEGCLEGRFNGMVTGPVHKGVINDAGLSFTGHTEYLSGLCDNAHPVMMLATPELRVALATTHLPLREVSDAITKDRLRKVATILHNDLQSCFGLKQPRIMVCGLNPHAGEQGHLGREEIEVIEPVLAELNSQGMQLIGPMPADTLFTPIHLQQADAVLAMFHDQGLPVLKHLGFGQAVNITLGLPIVRTSVDHGTALPLAGTDQADLGSLIYAVKVADTMARSRLQAKS, encoded by the coding sequence TTGATAACACGTCTTGCACTTACCCCTGGAGAACCAGCCGGGATCGGCCCTGATATCTGCGTCATGCTTGCCCAGCGCCCCTACCCGGAAACTGAAATCGTTGTCGTCGCGGATCCAGCGCTTTTGCAGCTAAGAGCTGAGCGTCTGGGCTTTCCGTTGGAAATGCATCCCTTTGATGCCAGTCGGCCGCCCACCCCTCTGCCGCCAGGCCATCTACGCTATCTGCCGGTGGCCTTACACAACGAAGTCAGCTGCGGCAAACTCAATCCGGCCAATGCACCCTATGTGGTCGAAACCCTGAAACAGGCCACCGAAGGCTGTCTGGAAGGCCGCTTCAACGGCATGGTGACCGGACCGGTACACAAAGGTGTGATCAACGATGCCGGCCTATCGTTTACCGGCCATACCGAATATCTCTCAGGCCTGTGTGACAATGCCCACCCGGTGATGATGCTGGCAACACCGGAGCTTCGCGTGGCCCTGGCAACCACCCATCTCCCCCTACGGGAGGTCAGTGATGCAATCACCAAGGATCGCTTGCGCAAGGTCGCCACGATTCTGCATAACGATCTGCAGAGTTGCTTCGGTCTCAAACAGCCCCGCATCATGGTCTGTGGTCTCAATCCGCATGCCGGGGAGCAGGGCCATCTTGGCCGGGAAGAGATCGAGGTCATCGAGCCGGTTCTGGCAGAACTCAACAGCCAGGGTATGCAGCTGATCGGCCCGATGCCCGCCGATACCCTGTTCACCCCGATCCATCTGCAACAGGCTGATGCGGTGCTGGCAATGTTTCATGATCAGGGTCTGCCGGTTCTCAAACATTTGGGTTTCGGCCAGGCGGTGAATATCACCCTTGGACTGCCGATCGTCCGAACCTCTGTGGATCACGGCACCGCTCTGCCACTGGCAGGCACCGACCAGGCCGACCTGGGCAGCCTGATCTATGCGGTGAAAGTTGCCGACACCATGGCCCGCAGCCGGCTTCAAGCGAAAAGTTAG
- the pmbA gene encoding metalloprotease PmbA encodes MKSRQLDLQESVEELLQEAKRQGASAAEAAVSSDAGLSVTVRLGETETIEHTRDNGLGVTVYFGHRKGSASTSDLSPQAIKETVEAACNFARYTSEDDCSGLADSSLMATELPDLDLYHPWNQSVEEAIELAIRCETAARETDDRIFNSEGATLNSHNGLQVYGNTHGFIGGYPSSRHSLSCAVLGKEGESMQRDYWYTLARKGGQLDSAESVGEMAAKRTVARLNGRRIKTQQAPVLFQSDVAVGLLRSFVGAIRGSSLYRKASFLLDQLGKPVFPAFINIHEDPLLSGGLASSAYDSEGVATSRKDFIQDGVLTSYVLDSYAARKLGMQTTGNGGGVRNLRISSGDQDKEGLLKSMQRGLLVTELMGQGVNMVTGDYSRGVTGFWIENGEIQFPVEEITIAGNMKEMFLGLQEVGSDIETRSSVQTGSWLIDNMMIAGE; translated from the coding sequence ATGAAATCGAGGCAGCTTGATCTGCAAGAGTCGGTGGAAGAGCTGCTGCAAGAGGCCAAACGACAGGGTGCCAGTGCCGCTGAAGCCGCAGTCAGCAGTGATGCAGGACTGTCGGTAACGGTACGTCTCGGTGAGACAGAGACCATTGAACACACCCGGGACAACGGTTTGGGCGTGACTGTCTATTTCGGTCATCGGAAAGGTTCTGCCAGTACATCGGACCTGTCACCTCAGGCGATCAAAGAGACGGTGGAGGCGGCCTGCAACTTTGCCCGCTATACCTCGGAAGATGATTGTTCCGGTTTGGCTGACTCATCATTGATGGCTACCGAGTTGCCCGATCTCGATCTCTATCATCCCTGGAACCAGAGTGTGGAGGAGGCGATCGAGCTGGCGATTCGCTGTGAGACAGCGGCCCGGGAGACCGATGATCGGATCTTCAATTCTGAGGGAGCCACGCTGAACTCGCACAATGGACTGCAGGTCTACGGCAACACCCATGGATTCATTGGCGGTTATCCCTCCTCACGCCACAGCCTGAGTTGTGCGGTACTGGGCAAGGAGGGGGAGAGTATGCAGCGGGATTACTGGTATACCCTGGCGCGCAAGGGTGGGCAGCTGGATAGTGCTGAGTCCGTGGGTGAGATGGCCGCCAAAAGAACCGTGGCCCGCCTCAACGGCCGCCGGATCAAGACCCAGCAGGCGCCAGTGCTGTTCCAGTCTGACGTGGCGGTGGGTCTGCTACGCAGTTTTGTCGGCGCGATCCGTGGATCCTCCCTCTATCGCAAGGCCAGCTTTCTACTGGACCAGTTGGGAAAACCGGTGTTTCCCGCCTTCATCAACATCCATGAAGATCCGCTGCTTTCAGGAGGGCTGGCCAGTTCAGCCTACGACAGTGAAGGTGTGGCGACCAGTCGCAAGGATTTTATCCAGGATGGGGTACTGACCAGTTATGTGCTGGACAGCTATGCCGCACGAAAGCTTGGTATGCAGACCACCGGTAACGGGGGTGGGGTGAGAAACCTGCGCATCAGCAGCGGTGATCAGGACAAAGAGGGGCTGCTGAAGAGTATGCAACGAGGACTGCTGGTGACTGAACTGATGGGGCAGGGAGTCAACATGGTTACCGGTGACTACTCCCGCGGTGTTACCGGTTTCTGGATTGAAAACGGTGAGATTCAGTTTCCGGTGGAAGAGATCACCATCGCCGGCAATATGAAAGAGATGTTTCTCGGACTGCAGGAAGTGGGCAGTGACATCGAGACCCGTAGCAGCGTACAGACCGGCTCCTGGCTGATCGATAACATGATGATTGCAGGCGAGTAG